A single genomic interval of Antarcticibacterium arcticum harbors:
- the ribB gene encoding 3,4-dihydroxy-2-butanone-4-phosphate synthase: MAQNTMTSNKIVLHTIKEAIDDIRAGKVIIVVDDVDRENEGDFLAAAEKVTPEMINFMATHGRGLICAPITEARCNELKLEMMVGNNTDPMETAFTISVDLKGKGVTTGISASDRAKTIKALIDEDTRPHDLSRPGHIFPLKAKEGGVLRRTGHTEAAIDFARLAGFQPAGVIVEIMNEDGTMARLPQLLQVAQKFDLKIVSIEDLVAYRMQHDSLIVKKEDFDIETRFGTFRLRAYKQTTNNQIHLALTKGSWKANEEILVRVNSTLVNNDILGTLTNNADKKLDDMFRVLNDEGRGAIVFINQESQSLNLLNRLSELKELQKQGEMKAPPIIMDTKDFGIGAQILHDLEIHKIKLLSNSRQTKRVGMIGYGLEITEYVTY; encoded by the coding sequence ATGGCACAAAATACCATGACCTCCAATAAAATTGTACTTCATACCATAAAGGAAGCAATAGATGACATCCGGGCAGGAAAAGTTATTATTGTTGTAGATGATGTTGACCGCGAGAATGAAGGAGATTTCCTTGCCGCTGCCGAAAAGGTGACCCCGGAAATGATCAATTTTATGGCCACTCACGGGAGAGGCCTTATATGTGCTCCCATTACAGAGGCAAGATGTAATGAATTGAAGCTGGAAATGATGGTAGGTAATAATACCGATCCTATGGAAACCGCCTTTACCATTTCGGTGGATTTAAAAGGAAAGGGAGTAACCACAGGGATTTCGGCATCAGACAGGGCTAAAACTATCAAAGCACTTATTGATGAGGACACCCGCCCCCACGATTTAAGCCGTCCAGGCCATATTTTCCCCTTAAAAGCAAAAGAAGGTGGGGTGCTAAGGAGGACCGGCCATACAGAGGCAGCAATTGATTTTGCCCGCCTGGCAGGATTTCAGCCGGCTGGGGTGATCGTTGAGATCATGAACGAGGACGGGACAATGGCCCGTTTACCTCAACTTTTGCAGGTGGCCCAAAAATTTGATTTAAAAATAGTTTCTATAGAAGATCTTGTGGCGTACAGGATGCAACACGATTCCCTCATTGTAAAAAAAGAGGATTTTGATATAGAAACACGTTTTGGAACTTTCCGCTTAAGGGCTTATAAGCAAACAACCAATAACCAGATTCACCTTGCCCTTACCAAAGGTTCGTGGAAAGCAAATGAAGAGATCCTGGTGCGCGTTAATTCCACACTGGTTAACAATGACATTCTTGGAACACTTACCAATAATGCAGATAAGAAACTGGATGACATGTTCAGAGTTTTAAATGATGAGGGGCGTGGAGCAATTGTTTTCATAAATCAGGAAAGCCAGTCACTTAACCTGCTTAATCGCCTTTCTGAACTTAAGGAACTTCAGAAGCAGGGTGAAATGAAAGCACCTCCAATAATAATGGATACCAAGGATTTTGGTATAGGTGCCCAGATCCTTCACGATCTTGAGATTCATAAAATAAAACTACTTTCCAACTCCCGCCAGACCAAACGGGTAGGAATGATAGGCTATGGCCTGGAAATAACCGAATATGTTACGTATTAG
- a CDS encoding NAD(P)H-dependent oxidoreductase: protein MNNIKALQWRYATKKFDDSKILPQEKIEVLKTAFNLTATSYGLQPIKMVLIHNKELQQKLMGFSFNQKQVSTASHLLIICIEKRIDKSFIEKYFKMVHHIRATPEEVLDPFKNFLVGDFENKSIEEIKAWATNQAYLALGNLMTVCAIEEIDSCPMEGFEPRKFDELLALDELNLESVLVLPVGYRAADDVFSEFKKVRREISDVIIDLSASSEDKDLTNT from the coding sequence ATGAATAATATAAAAGCCCTTCAGTGGCGTTATGCCACCAAGAAGTTTGATGATTCAAAAATCCTTCCGCAGGAAAAAATTGAGGTGCTTAAAACTGCATTCAATTTAACCGCAACTTCTTATGGACTGCAGCCTATAAAGATGGTACTTATTCATAATAAGGAACTTCAACAAAAACTAATGGGGTTCTCCTTTAATCAAAAACAGGTAAGTACTGCATCACACCTCCTTATAATTTGTATTGAAAAGAGAATTGACAAGTCATTTATAGAAAAGTACTTCAAAATGGTTCACCATATAAGGGCTACTCCTGAGGAGGTATTGGATCCTTTTAAAAATTTCCTGGTGGGAGATTTTGAAAATAAATCTATTGAAGAGATCAAGGCCTGGGCCACAAATCAGGCTTACCTGGCACTTGGAAACCTAATGACAGTTTGTGCTATTGAGGAGATAGACTCCTGCCCCATGGAAGGTTTTGAACCCCGTAAATTTGATGAATTATTGGCGCTGGATGAACTAAACCTGGAATCTGTATTAGTACTTCCCGTTGGTTACCGCGCTGCCGATGATGTTTTTTCGGAATTTAAGAAGGTGCGACGGGAGATTTCAGATGTTATTATAGACCTTTCAGCTTCTTCAGAAGATAAAGATCTTACTAATACGTAA
- a CDS encoding SanA/YdcF family protein, which produces MKMLKKLFFLFLLFVAAGFLVIWGLHAYISNTTSSRIYQSLESVPASHTVIILGASVHSDGKLSPILQDRVDTGLKLYTSGKVKRFLLSGDNRQSDYDEVRSMRNYLMDRNVPEEHIFMDPAGIDTYDSMYRSQAIFDIPSAIVVTQQFHLPRAIFIAKNLGLNYSGFPADSRQYKTQESLKLREKLANFKALYEVLFQQSPATMGKKTPITVIHD; this is translated from the coding sequence ATGAAAATGCTTAAAAAATTATTTTTCCTTTTTCTACTTTTCGTTGCTGCCGGATTTTTAGTTATCTGGGGTCTTCACGCCTATATTTCAAACACTACCTCCTCCCGAATCTATCAAAGTCTGGAATCTGTCCCTGCATCTCATACCGTGATCATCCTGGGGGCAAGTGTACATTCCGATGGAAAATTGTCCCCTATCCTGCAGGACCGGGTTGATACCGGTCTAAAATTATATACCAGTGGAAAAGTTAAACGCTTTTTATTAAGCGGTGACAACAGGCAATCTGATTATGATGAAGTAAGGTCTATGCGAAATTACCTTATGGATAGAAATGTACCAGAAGAGCATATTTTCATGGATCCTGCTGGAATAGATACTTATGACAGTATGTACAGGTCACAGGCCATTTTTGACATTCCCAGTGCAATAGTGGTAACCCAGCAATTTCATCTTCCACGTGCTATTTTTATTGCTAAAAACCTGGGGTTAAATTACAGTGGATTTCCCGCCGACTCACGACAATACAAAACTCAGGAAAGTTTAAAACTCCGGGAAAAACTTGCCAACTTTAAAGCCTTATATGAAGTTCTTTTTCAGCAAAGTCCGGCCACTATGGGTAAAAAGACGCCCATTACCGTAATACACGACTAA
- a CDS encoding phage holin family protein, translating into MVQWLLHIIIDAAVLLIAAKYMAKVELKGWKTAIVVALIIGILSFLLSWLLEGILHLATLGLLYFLGLGFIIRIIVFAVIIEIADKLSKDFKTVGFLPSLWLAIILAIVGGIVDAILF; encoded by the coding sequence ATGGTACAATGGCTTCTTCACATTATTATAGATGCAGCAGTTTTATTAATTGCTGCAAAATATATGGCAAAAGTTGAGCTCAAAGGCTGGAAAACAGCTATTGTTGTCGCTTTGATCATTGGAATACTAAGTTTTTTATTAAGCTGGCTTCTTGAGGGCATACTTCACCTGGCAACCCTTGGCCTACTTTACTTCCTGGGTTTAGGGTTTATAATAAGGATCATCGTGTTTGCAGTTATTATTGAGATTGCAGATAAATTGAGCAAGGATTTTAAAACTGTGGGATTTTTACCATCCCTCTGGCTTGCAATAATTCTTGCAATTGTTGGCGGGATAGTGGACGCCATTCTTTTCTAA